One genomic segment of Desulfomicrobium sp. ZS1 includes these proteins:
- a CDS encoding NAD(P)/FAD-dependent oxidoreductase — translation MNKTVIVIGGGPAGLLAAASAASKGASVTLLERMDRPGRKLRICGKGRGNIGNTAPLDEFLTHFGKNFRFLRPALSHFFTKDTVELLHSLGVPTKEERGGRLFPASDSAQDLVDAFVRNARAKGVTIRTGCRVRGISRKEDGFEVAYGSQVLAADRVILTTGGASYPATGSTGDGYELAKSLGHAIVPIAPALIPLITAGDTAAKLQGLSLKNVRVELRVDGKKAGEDMGEMLFTHFGLSGPLILTLSKAAVRAVDQRKKTEILIDLKPALDPAKLDARLLRDLGEHGKMHMENLLRGLMPPKLIPVCLEQTRLAADKAAHQISAEERKRLRLWLKELRFTVSGYRPLREAIVTSGGVELSEVNPKTMQSRLCPGLFLAGEVLDMDADTGGFNLQAALSTGYLAGLSAADAP, via the coding sequence ATGAACAAAACTGTCATCGTCATCGGCGGCGGACCGGCCGGTCTTCTGGCCGCTGCCAGCGCGGCCTCGAAAGGCGCCTCGGTCACTCTGCTCGAACGCATGGACCGCCCCGGCCGCAAGCTCAGAATCTGCGGCAAGGGTCGTGGCAATATCGGCAACACTGCGCCCCTGGATGAGTTTCTGACTCATTTCGGCAAGAATTTTCGCTTCCTGCGTCCGGCCCTGTCCCATTTTTTCACCAAAGACACGGTCGAACTGTTGCACAGCCTTGGCGTTCCAACCAAAGAAGAACGCGGAGGACGCCTTTTTCCCGCCAGCGACAGCGCTCAGGATCTGGTCGACGCTTTTGTGCGCAACGCCCGGGCAAAAGGCGTTACCATCCGCACCGGCTGCCGGGTGCGCGGCATCAGCCGCAAGGAAGATGGTTTCGAGGTCGCCTACGGGTCTCAGGTCCTCGCGGCAGACAGGGTCATCCTGACCACGGGCGGAGCCTCCTACCCGGCGACCGGCTCGACCGGCGACGGTTACGAGCTGGCCAAAAGCCTGGGGCACGCCATCGTGCCCATCGCTCCGGCGCTTATACCATTGATCACCGCCGGAGACACCGCCGCAAAACTGCAGGGATTATCGCTCAAGAATGTTCGCGTCGAGTTGCGCGTCGATGGCAAAAAGGCCGGGGAAGACATGGGCGAGATGCTCTTCACCCATTTCGGGTTGTCCGGCCCCCTCATCCTGACCTTGAGCAAAGCCGCCGTGCGAGCCGTGGATCAGCGCAAGAAGACCGAAATCCTGATCGACTTGAAGCCTGCCCTGGACCCAGCCAAGCTTGACGCCCGCCTGCTGCGCGATCTGGGGGAGCATGGCAAGATGCACATGGAGAACCTGCTGCGCGGGCTGATGCCACCCAAGCTCATTCCGGTCTGCCTGGAGCAGACCCGTCTGGCCGCAGACAAGGCCGCCCACCAGATCTCGGCCGAGGAGCGCAAGCGTCTGCGACTGTGGCTCAAGGAGCTGCGTTTCACCGTCAGCGGCTACCGCCCCTTGCGTGAGGCCATCGTCACCTCCGGCGGAGTGGAACTGTCCGAGGTCAATCCCAAGACCATGCAATCGAGGCTCTGCCCGGGGCTCTTTCTGGCCGGAGAAGTGCTCGACATGGACGCCGACACGGGCGGCTTCAACCTGCAGGCGGCCCTGTCCACGGGCTACCTGGCAGGACTCAGCGCCGCCGATGCTCCCTGA
- a CDS encoding universal stress protein translates to MYKRILVPIDLQESDDRARCMGLERAIELCRLYKAQLYILTVVPDMGMPIVANYFPPDAGDKIVSEAEEMLHDMVGIYIPDDVEANYLVAQGSIYRRILRMAEKTNADLIVMPAHRLKLQDYLLGTNTAKVVRHAACSVLVVRYDSEESCAIFDQSGDFEDEE, encoded by the coding sequence ATGTACAAACGTATTCTTGTTCCCATTGACTTGCAGGAGTCTGATGACCGCGCCCGTTGCATGGGCCTGGAAAGAGCGATTGAGCTTTGCCGCTTATACAAAGCACAGTTATACATTCTGACAGTTGTTCCGGACATGGGAATGCCGATTGTCGCCAATTATTTTCCACCAGACGCAGGAGACAAGATTGTCAGCGAAGCGGAGGAAATGCTGCACGACATGGTTGGAATCTATATACCTGACGATGTGGAAGCCAATTATCTTGTTGCGCAGGGATCGATCTACAGAAGAATTCTGCGCATGGCTGAAAAAACAAACGCGGACCTCATCGTCATGCCCGCACATCGTCTCAAATTGCAGGATTATCTCTTGGGCACGAACACGGCCAAGGTCGTCCGGCATGCCGCGTGTTCCGTGCTGGTGGTGCGCTACGACTCCGAGGAATCCTGCGCCATTTTCGACCAGTCGGGCGACTTCGAAGACGAAGAGTGA